The following DNA comes from Picosynechococcus sp. PCC 7003.
CGAGGAAAACATGTTGAGGTTGATTCATTGTGACGGTAGGAGCAACGGCCATGGATTCCAAATCGGTGCAGAAAAATTATAACTAAACAAAAATAATCCTAAATCTTCACATTTTAACTGATACGAGCGGGCATTCCCCTTCCTCGCACACGGTTTACTGTGACGAGCAGGGAGGGGATGAAAGCGAGTTAGGCTCATGCTACTATAAGTTTGCCTTGACCACTTCTCCCTAAGCGAAAACCAAGCTAAACGGGCAGTGTTGCAAGAAAAGAATTTTGGCCTTCGGAACGAGGGTTTTCCGCCTATCGCCAGAATGTAAGACTCACTATTCTTCGGAGTAGAAAGCAGTTCTTTGGGTAGAAAGCTCCTTCCTCGCTTTAGCAGGGAGGAGTGGTTCACACATATCAGCTCAATATTCGAGCGCGATATCGGTCAAAAAGCCCAAGTCATCTCAATCCCATGGGACTGTCTGATCCTATCGAAGCACTACCTTTTTGGGGCCAACCCGTAACAAATTCAATCACAAATAAAAAACCCATTACCTGCAACAGCAGATATGGGCTAAGGCTGAGACAAAAATTTAGTGTGGCGTTACGAGAAAAACAGACCCTAAAGTCATCCCCTCAAATTAACCGAAACGGCCACTGACATACTCTTGGGTGGCCTGTTCCCGGGGGTTTTGGAAAATAACTTCCGTGCGATCGCATTCGCCCAGATAGCCCTGGCGGGTGCCGTCATCATTTGTTTTCACGTTGAAAAACGCCGTCATATCAGCGACCCGCGAAGCCTGCTGCATATTATGAGTCACAATGACAATTGTGTACTGCTCTTTGAGCTGGTGGATCAATTCTTCAATTTTGAGGGTTGAAATCGGATCCAAAGCAGAACAAGGTTCATCCATCAACACAACCTCTGGTTGAATGGCGATCGTCCGGGCAATACAAAGACGTTGCTGTTGCCCCCCAGATAGGGCGAGACCACTTTGACGCAGCTTATCTTTAACCTCATCCCAGAGAGCGGCCTGGCGTAGTGAACGTTCTACCAGTTCGTCCATGTCTCCCTTGTAACCATTGATCCGCGCCCCATAGGCGATATTGTCATAAATCGATTTGGGGAAGGGGTTTGGCTTTTGGAAAACCATGCCGATGCGGCGACGTACTTCCACTGGATCTACACCGGATCCATAGAGACTACTGCCGTGGTAAGCAATATCGCCCTCTATGCGAAAAGTGGGAATGAGATCATTGAGACGGTTGTAGCAACGCAACAGGGTACTTTTACCGCAACCAGAAGGGCCAATAAATGCTGTTACTTGATTTTTGGGAATGTTGAGGTAAACGCCTTTGATCGCCAGAAAGCTACCGTAATAGACACTGACATTTTCTGTCTGCAGAACGTAGTCTGTCGCGTTTGCATTGTCGAGATCAATCATTGGAAAAACAGCTTATCTAGGCCGGATGCAGGGAGTCGGGAAAATGGTCAATCAATACTTGCCGAACGACTTGATAGGGCTAATGCTGGGGCTTGTGTAACCAGAGAAGAGATGAGCCATGGAAAGGATTTCCTTACCCATCAGCTTCATCAGTTTTGCTTAGAACATCAGCATACAAAACCTTCGGCCTCAGTATATTATCAGTCCTGCGACATCTTGACTTTAAGAACAGGTAAACCTTTTAGCTTCAGCTAAATAAGGTCACAATTCACGGGTCGATGTTGAGGTTAGCTAAGGCTGAAAGCTTGATTTATCAAGGAATTTTTCGTTTGTGCCCTAGGTTTCTATTGGCGCGGTGGGGCGATGTCTAATTGGGGTAAATCTAAATCGTTAGGATCAATGTCATCGGCTTTGACTTCTTGGATCGGACTAACTTGAAAAATAATTTTAAAAATTTGACTGTTACGCTTGCGTAAGAATTCTTCAACGAGGAGAGCTTGTCTAGGGGTAATTTCTTTTTTCGCCTGGAGGTTGACGTAGATGATCGGTGGGGAAGATGTCCAGTCAACCCGCACCCGAACATTTTCGACGTCTTGACCGACAGTAACGGTTTTGGTGGTGAGCTGACTGGTGATGGTTTGCTGCAGGCGGAGCTGTTGTACCAGTTGAATAAATCTTGCCCCCAGGGGTACCAGCAAGACGAGGGTTAAGGCCATTGTCCAGCCAAGGGCGTGGTTGATCTCCGCATAACCAGCCAGGATGTAGACCACCATACAGGCGAGGGTAATGCCGAGGAGGTTTGTTAGATAGAGCAAAAAAGCGCCACGGGAGTAATTGAAATAGCCTTGGGAAAATGATAAGCCTACTACACAGAGAGGAGGCATCAGGGCCACGGCGATCGCCGTCCCGGCGAGGGCATCACTAATCCCCCGACGCACCTTCACAAAGCCACTAATTCCGCCAGCGGCCACCGCAATACCAAGGTCGATTAAGTTGGGTTGGGTGCGGGCCGTCAGTTCTGAGCCAAAATCAGGGATGCCAATAATGACGCCGATCATCCATGACAACGCAAGAGAAAGGGCTGTTGCTCCCGTAATCGAATACAGCGATCGCCAAAATAATTTCAACTCCCCCTCTAGGGCCGCGAAGGCCAACCCCCGCAACGGCAACATCAGGGGGGCTACCAGCATCGCCCCAATAATCACAGCGGTACTATTACTAATCAGCCCAAAGGTGGCAATAATGCAGGAGCTAACAGTTAACATCACAAAATTAAGACGCCAACTCGCCTCGACTAAAAGCTGCCGATATAAACGCCGCGTCTTTTTTCCCGTCACCGGGCGCGGAATAAACCACTGCACAAAATCGACCCAACCCAACCACCACTCCATCATCACCCCGTAGGCTTGGGGGTTACGGTATAGTCGTCGTCGATACCAAACCATCGCTGTTAAGACTCCTAGACAAATAGACGCACCAATGCGATTCCGATTGTAAAAGCTTGATTCCTCCCTGGTCGGATTTGCATGGATTTCTTTACCGGTGCTAAACCTTGCCTAGGCTCAGCCCCTTGACTCAAGAGATTTTGACGGAGGGCTTACTTTTTGGGAAAGAAGATTTTATAATGGTAATTCTGTAAAAATCTGTAGTTAATCCCATGGCAGTTCCAAAGAAGAAAACCTCAAAGGCAAAGCGTGACCAACGCCGCGCCCACTGGAAGCGTAAGGCAACCATCGAAGCCCAAAAGGCCCTTTCCCTTGGCAAATCTGTACTCACTGGTCGTTCTAGCTTTGTTTATCCTTCCCCCGAAGACGACGAAGAGTAAATTCAGTATTTTTCTGGCCCCAGTGCCCCCTCAATCTCTTATTAAAAATAAATATAGTTCTGATGCAGTAAGGTGGAAAATTTTCCGCCTTTTTTTGTGACGAATATCTCCCCCTACCCAAAATCGTTACCGCAGCATGGCCGCTAATTTCCCCTGCCAATCCCTAGAGAAATAAAGGTAGACTATGTAACAGTCAAAATTTAGCCTACCTTGCGAGCTTCACCGTTTATGACCGCCAAAACTGCCATTTCTGCTCCCCAGTACGATGTGATTGTCATTGGTTCCGGTATCGGAGGCCTCGTTACGGCGACCCAATTGGCGGCCAAGGGAATTAAGGTACTCGTGCTAGAGCGCTATGTGATCCCCGGTGGCAGTGCGGGGTATTTTGAGCGGCAGGGCTATCGGTTTGATGTGGGCGCTTCGATGATTTTTGGCTTTGGCGATCGCGGCACCACCAATCTCCTCACCCGGGCCCTCGCCGCAGTGGATATGTCGCTTCCGACCATC
Coding sequences within:
- the pstB gene encoding phosphate ABC transporter ATP-binding protein PstB, producing the protein MIDLDNANATDYVLQTENVSVYYGSFLAIKGVYLNIPKNQVTAFIGPSGCGKSTLLRCYNRLNDLIPTFRIEGDIAYHGSSLYGSGVDPVEVRRRIGMVFQKPNPFPKSIYDNIAYGARINGYKGDMDELVERSLRQAALWDEVKDKLRQSGLALSGGQQQRLCIARTIAIQPEVVLMDEPCSALDPISTLKIEELIHQLKEQYTIVIVTHNMQQASRVADMTAFFNVKTNDDGTRQGYLGECDRTEVIFQNPREQATQEYVSGRFG
- the rpmF gene encoding 50S ribosomal protein L32; protein product: MAVPKKKTSKAKRDQRRAHWKRKATIEAQKALSLGKSVLTGRSSFVYPSPEDDEE
- a CDS encoding DUF389 domain-containing protein, which encodes MVWYRRRLYRNPQAYGVMMEWWLGWVDFVQWFIPRPVTGKKTRRLYRQLLVEASWRLNFVMLTVSSCIIATFGLISNSTAVIIGAMLVAPLMLPLRGLAFAALEGELKLFWRSLYSITGATALSLALSWMIGVIIGIPDFGSELTARTQPNLIDLGIAVAAGGISGFVKVRRGISDALAGTAIAVALMPPLCVVGLSFSQGYFNYSRGAFLLYLTNLLGITLACMVVYILAGYAEINHALGWTMALTLVLLVPLGARFIQLVQQLRLQQTITSQLTTKTVTVGQDVENVRVRVDWTSSPPIIYVNLQAKKEITPRQALLVEEFLRKRNSQIFKIIFQVSPIQEVKADDIDPNDLDLPQLDIAPPRQ